The window AAGGGTCATAACGATGGTGGAACTTGGCCTTATCCGGTTTTCTTTGCAAGCTTTTAAAAATCCGGCAACGGATACCGCCGAGGCGGGTTCGACAAAAATACCCTCCTTATCGGCCAAAAAACGGTAGGCTTCACAGATTTCAGCATCGCTCACGGCATCAATATTGCCGGATGATTCTCTTGCCGCTGCCAATGCTCCTTTCCAACTGGCCGGGTTACCGATTCTTATGGCCGAAGCGATCGTCGTTGGGTTTTCAATGATCCTTCCTTCTACAAGAGGAGCAGCTCCCTCGGCCTGGAACCCTAGCATTTGGGGAAGTTTCTTGGACAACTTGCTTTCGTAATATTCTTTGTAGCCCTTCCAGTAAGCGGTGATGTTTCCCGCATTGCCCACGGGTAAAATATGATAGTCGGGTGCATCTCCAAGCACGTCACAGATTTCAAAGGCGGCCGTCTTTTGTCCTTCGATCCGGCTTGGGTTAACCGAATTGACGAGTTCAATTTCAGGTTTTAGTGTCGCCAACTTTATAACAAGGCGCATCGTGTCATCAAAGCTTCCTTCCACTTCCACGATTTCCGCGCCATGGACCATGGCTTGGGAAAGCTTGCCTAAAGCGATTTTTCCCCGAGGAAGAAAAACAAAGCATTTTAAATCGGCCCTTGCGGCGTAGGCTGCTGCAGAAGCTGCGGTATTGCCGGTACTGGCGCAAATCACCATCTGTTTTTTTTGTTCCAAGGCCTTGGTCATGGCCACGACCATTCCCCGATCTTTAAAGGAAGCGGTAGGATTGAGGCCTTCATACTTGAAATAGACTTTGAGGTCTTTTCCCGCAAGCCGGGATAGTTTTAGAGAAGGGATTAAAGGGGTATTCCCTTCAAGAAGGGTGATGTCGGCCGTAGTACCGCTTAAGGGAAGACGGTCGCGATAACGATTGATTATGCCTTGCCAGGACTTTAAGTTATTCTCCTTGAACATGAAAATCCTCTACCCTGTAAACGATAGGTTCACATTTAAGAAAGGGAAGCCTAGAAATTTCCAAGCAGGCTTCTTGAAAAAATTTTTCTTTCGCGTCATGGACCATTATAACCAGAGGGACCCCCTGGGCAAAACTCGAAACTTCGGGTTGGACTACTGAAGAAATACCGATATTTTTTTTACCCAAAATTTCGGCAATCGAAGCCAAAACACCGGGCTTGTCCACGACGTTCAGCCTTAAATAATATCGAGAAACAATCTCGGAAATGGGCATGACCTTGTATTCGCTCTCCGTATCGGCAAAAAAGAGCCGGGGAGCACATTCAACATAGGGATAGCGGGCAAGTTCTACCAGATCGCTGAGCACGGCACTGGCCGTGGGATCTCCTCCAGCTCCCCTTCCATAGAAGAGCTGGTCTCCCACAATATCTCCCTTGATAATGACCGCGTTGAATGACCCTGAGACTGAACTCAAGATGTGGTCTTTTTTCAGCAAGGTCGGATGGACTCGAATTTCAACCTCTTTGGAGCACTGGTGCTTTTTTATAATGGCCAACAACTTAAAAACGTAGCCCAGCTCACCGGCATATTGGATATCAAAAGGATCAACCGATTCGATCCCCTCGGTGTAAATTTCGCCTACTTTTGGCCAGAACCTGTAGGATAAGGCACAGAGAATCGCTGCTTTGTGGGCGCTGTCTTCTCCGCTTACATCCAGTTTTTCATCCGCTTCTGCATATCCCATCTCTTTTGCCTTTTTGAGTGCATCGGCATAGCTCATCCGACCGTTGGTCATTTCCGTGAGAATGTAATTGCAAGTGCCGTTGACGATTCCTGAAATCATAAGAAAGCGGTTGGCTACAAGGCCATCTTGTATAGCTTGCAGAAGGGGAATGCCACCGGCAACGCTGGCTTCAAAGAGGATTCTTCTTTTGTGCTTGGAAGCCAGGCTGGCTATCTCATGACCATGGAAAGCTAAAAGAGCTTTATTGGCTGTGACCACATCTTTGCCTTTTTGCAAGGCCTGGGTAATAATTTCATAAGGGACATCGATACCCCCGATCAGTTCGACGACGGCGTCTAGACCTGGATCGTTCACAATTTCTCTCCAATCCGTGGTGAGCCTTTCCTGGGGAACGCCTACTTTCAAGGCTTTCTGGGGTGAACGCACGGCGATTTTTTTAATTTCGATGGTTTTTCCCGACTTTTTTGTCAGTAATTCCTTGTGGGTGAGCAGGTTATGCCACACCCGGGACCCTACATTGCCAAGACCGATTAATCCCACCTTGAAAGAATTCATGAACCAGGAAAATTACTCTTATGAGTTATAGGGATCCGCCTCGGGTCGAGGACTGTCTCCGTCGTATTTTTTTTCTAATTTCTTGAGCCTTTCCCACAACTCGGGAAGCTTGTTATAAAGAACCTCCAACTTATGGGTAAGGTTGATGGGGCGGGCATGGCGGCCCGAAAGGACGGCCCGCGGGGGAACGTCTTTTGTCACCCCGGATTGGGCCGTGATGGTGGCCCCATCACCGATATGAATGTGGCCGGCAATGCCTACCTGTCCGGCTAGGGTTACATGTTCTCCTAAAGAGGTGCTGCCGGAAATCCCCGTTTGGGCGGCAATGATGGAATTTTTCCCGATGATAACATTATGGGCAATCTGGACAAGATTATCGATTTTGCAGCCTTCTTGAATCCATGTTTTGCCGAATCTTCCTCGATCCACGGTAGTGTTAGCCCCAATTTCGACATCGTCATCAATCTGGACTATCCCTACCTGGGGGATTTTTTCATGGCGGCCGTTTGTCTGTTCATAACCAAACCCGTCAGATCCGATAACAGCTCCCGGATGGAGAATCACCCGTTTACCAATCCGACTCCTTTCTCTTATGGTCACGTGGGGATAAAAAAAAGATTTCTCTCCGATGATACTTTCCCTCCCAATGAAAACGTATGCGCCTATGACACATCCATCCCCGATCTTCACCTTGTCTTCGATCACGGCATAGGGCTGGATGCTGACCTCTTTCCCTATTTCGACTTCCCGGCCTATGAGCGCCGTGGGATGAATGCCGGGTTCATAGGAAAAAGGTTGAGGACTAAACAGTGAAATGATTTGAGAAAACGCTAGGGAAGGAGAATCGACACGAATTAGGGTAATAGGGGAGGAACTTTTGTAGCTTTTTGACACCACGATGGCCGAGGCCTGGGTTTTTTCGACAGCCGCCTCATAGCGAGGATTACTCAGGAAAGTGATTTGTCCTTTTTTGGCATCCAGAATATCGGAGATGCCGGTGATTTCGATCTCAGGTTCTCCTTCGACAATGCCTCCAACAAGTGAGGCGAGCTGTTTTACCGAATAAGAGATCACTTTTTGTTCCTTCTCCAGTCGTGTAAAAGTTAGGGACTATCCCGATAAGCTTCCTTATGGAGAGGTAGATGCGGCCTTGGTCTGCGGCTTCGTTGCGTTTATTGTTCTAATGACTTCATCGGTGATGTCTTTGACATCCTGCGAATAGAGAAGAACGTTTGTTCCGCTCAAGCTTTTCCCGGACTTATCGAAGACAAGGGTAAACTTTTCGCGGCTGCTGATTTCTAAAATCGTTTTTGTTATGTCATCGATGATGCTCTGGCGTATTCTCTGTGAACGATCTTCCAGTTCCTTCGTCCGAATGTATTGAAATTCTTGGAATTTCCTCTGCATCGCTTGAAAATCTTGCGCCTTGGCCTCAAAAGCCTTTTGTTTTTCGGCTCTTGCAGCTTCCGAAAGGGTCTTGTCTTGGGCGGCATCGTGCATCTTTTTTGCCTCTTCACCGATTTTGTTCAAGTCGTTGGCCATCTCTTGGCGTTCCTTTTCAAAAGCGGCGACTTTGGATTTCATTTCGGAGTCCGCCTCCTTTGTTTTATAAAAATCGTTGAATGCTTTTTGAAGGTCGACAACGGCTATTTTTAATACCTGTTGGGCATGGAGCGAACCGATCGATAAGGCACTAATAATGCTAAAGACAAAGATAAATGGTTTCATAGGTATTTCATTCTTTATTAAAAATAGAAATGTTTTAAGTTCAATCTTGATTGATTAGCTTCGAGTTTAGATCCTTTCCCATCCTTAATTGGATCTCTTTTCTCCCTCTTTTGCAAAGCAAAGAAAAGTATAATGAATTTCAGTGATAACACAAGAAATTCCTTCTTTATCCAACCTGAAACTTTTATAGCTTCGAAGCTAGGAACAAAAGGAAAAAGTGCTTTTTTGTGGAGCGCAGCCTTTCCTAAAAACCGGCTTAAGGATAGAAAAAGGGAGGTAAGCTTTTCGCCCTTATCTTGGCCTGTAGAACTGCCGGCAGGATGGCCCCTTGGTTCTTTTTTCAATAGGGTGGTAATGACACGGCCCAAGAGGATACCCCCCCTTACGGATTTTCCTTAATCCTACTCGCATTCATCTCGAGGAGCTATGCTTTATTTCCCCTGCTTTTTATCGCTAAAGCCTGTTTTTTTGTGAAGGGCAGAAAGTCCTGGAGTACCGGCCAGTCCGCTTAGAAAGAATACCCGACGTCGAAGTAAAACCTCCCCGTTTTATTGAGCCAACTCTGCCTTAGGTAGGGAATACCGTAGTCGAGCCTTAAGGGCCCGATGGGTAAAAACAACCTTAAGCCAAAGCCATAATCGGCATCGATGTTAATCCCTTGGCCTGCTACTATGGGGGTAGGAACATATTCATTGGGACCGATGAGAGAGCCGGCATTAAACCCCATGTCATTAAAAACAGCAAATCTTACCCTGTCTACAACCGGAAAGGTAAATTCGAGATTCCAGACCGCCATGGTTTGACCGCCAACCGGAAAATCAAGGGGAAGATAGTTGGGACCTACAAGGTTATAATCAAAACCTCTCAACGAACGTGGACCGCCGACAAAGTAGCTGTCAAAAAGGGGAACGAAGCTACTTTTGCCATATTGCTGGACAAACCCGGCCGTCAGGTGATTCCACATGATTATATCCCACAAGGGAAAGTTTTCAAAATGGGATACATCTATCTGGAGTCTGTAGATATCGGTTTGCCCAAGTAGAGGACCTCCCGCACCGAGGATGTTGAAATCTAAATAGGTTCCATGCCTCGTAACAAAGACGCTATCCCGGCTGTCATAAATGAGATCCATGGTAATATCGCTTTGGGTACGCGATCCTCTATTCTGGGCAAAAACGGGGATATTCTCAATTTCCGGCAGATAGCCCCAAAGATCGTAAACATTAAAATCGTACCGGGTCGAAAGGGTGAACCACTGGTTGAGTCTCTTGGCCAGTCGCAGATCCAGTCCATACTGGGTTTCGTTAAAACCATTGTAAAACTGCAGGTAGGTCAACTGATTGAAAAAGAGGTCAAAGCCGACCATCAGAGGTTGGTCCATAAACCAAGGCTCGGTGAAGGATAACATGGCGCTTTCCATGAAAATTCCTAGCTGCAACCGAAACCTAAACTTCTGGCCGGCGCCCGTAAACGAAGGGGGATTGGCGATATCAAAGTTCCCCTGGTTGAGCTCGACAAAACCAAGAAGGCTTTCTATCGTGCTGTAGCCTAATCCAAAAGTCACATTTCCCGTTCTTTTTTCCTGGACGGAAATGACCATGTTTTTCCTGTTCGGAATGTTGGTGTCTTGAGGATTGATCTCAACCTTTTCAAAGTAGCCGAGATTTTCCAGCCTCTTCTTGCTCGCTTCTACCCGCACGCTGTCATATACATCCCCGGGCGTTACCGCCAGTTCCCGGCGAATAACCTTATCCTTGGTCTGGTTGTTGCCTTGGATTATAATTTTATCGATATAAGCCTGGCTGCCTTCGGATATTTTAAAGAGCAGGTCAATGCGGCCATTTTCAATGTTGGCCAGTCTTTCGGGTTTAATTTCGGCATCTATATAACCTTGTTTGCCGTAAAGATCCCTGATCGCCTTGATGTCGTCATCCAGACCCTTTGGAGAAAACACACTGCCTTCTTTCATTTTGATCGAGTCAAGCAGATCGCTATTGGTATGAATGAGGTTTCCCTGGAATTGGATGGTCCCCACTTTATATTG is drawn from Methylacidiphilum infernorum V4 and contains these coding sequences:
- the lpxD gene encoding UDP-3-O-(3-hydroxymyristoyl)glucosamine N-acyltransferase encodes the protein MISYSVKQLASLVGGIVEGEPEIEITGISDILDAKKGQITFLSNPRYEAAVEKTQASAIVVSKSYKSSSPITLIRVDSPSLAFSQIISLFSPQPFSYEPGIHPTALIGREVEIGKEVSIQPYAVIEDKVKIGDGCVIGAYVFIGRESIIGEKSFFYPHVTIRERSRIGKRVILHPGAVIGSDGFGYEQTNGRHEKIPQVGIVQIDDDVEIGANTTVDRGRFGKTWIQEGCKIDNLVQIAHNVIIGKNSIIAAQTGISGSTSLGEHVTLAGQVGIAGHIHIGDGATITAQSGVTKDVPPRAVLSGRHARPINLTHKLEVLYNKLPELWERLKKLEKKYDGDSPRPEADPYNS
- the thrC gene encoding threonine synthase, with protein sequence MFKENNLKSWQGIINRYRDRLPLSGTTADITLLEGNTPLIPSLKLSRLAGKDLKVYFKYEGLNPTASFKDRGMVVAMTKALEQKKQMVICASTGNTAASAAAYAARADLKCFVFLPRGKIALGKLSQAMVHGAEIVEVEGSFDDTMRLVIKLATLKPEIELVNSVNPSRIEGQKTAAFEICDVLGDAPDYHILPVGNAGNITAYWKGYKEYYESKLSKKLPQMLGFQAEGAAPLVEGRIIENPTTIASAIRIGNPASWKGALAAARESSGNIDAVSDAEICEAYRFLADKEGIFVEPASAVSVAGFLKACKENRIRPSSTIVMTLTGHGLKDPSFTESFSSSLPRHQIPPLIEKALQIVEGRT
- a CDS encoding homoserine dehydrogenase, encoding MNSFKVGLIGLGNVGSRVWHNLLTHKELLTKKSGKTIEIKKIAVRSPQKALKVGVPQERLTTDWREIVNDPGLDAVVELIGGIDVPYEIITQALQKGKDVVTANKALLAFHGHEIASLASKHKRRILFEASVAGGIPLLQAIQDGLVANRFLMISGIVNGTCNYILTEMTNGRMSYADALKKAKEMGYAEADEKLDVSGEDSAHKAAILCALSYRFWPKVGEIYTEGIESVDPFDIQYAGELGYVFKLLAIIKKHQCSKEVEIRVHPTLLKKDHILSSVSGSFNAVIIKGDIVGDQLFYGRGAGGDPTASAVLSDLVELARYPYVECAPRLFFADTESEYKVMPISEIVSRYYLRLNVVDKPGVLASIAEILGKKNIGISSVVQPEVSSFAQGVPLVIMVHDAKEKFFQEACLEISRLPFLKCEPIVYRVEDFHVQGE
- the bamA gene encoding outer membrane protein assembly factor BamA, encoding MKPNVFLFLSRNRIEKYIGLRLSRVCFIIFSFPFFILLLENAFCQSPSPSGGLNLPPLPSSIDTQPQKTDNPSTDNTAPSSSARSSSNLAQESGEQLTPSAPRLAPPQPPEAPPAEEEKPPEQEIQAPPQAIPVKKKPKKVVGPPSGAESQKKGPPVKEIEIVYVGPKSVNRSMILSNMHTTVGQPYSATTVEEDVRNLYATGLFTNLRISTEQLAEGIKVIVIVQPKPLVKEVTIQGAKQIPVERIRKQVKTKIGDPLSEFQVSADAEKIREYYQNHGFGNAQVTYKIDVNEEFGRAIVSFSISEGEKQFIVMVNFVGNKAFTNAELQKQLKTKKKNILSFVNKSGIFKEDQLQEDLRKLKEFYQDHGYIDMQIKDVKISTPQKEQMVVTITIFEGIQYKVGTIQFQGNLIHTNSDLLDSIKMKEGSVFSPKGLDDDIKAIRDLYGKQGYIDAEIKPERLANIENGRIDLLFKISEGSQAYIDKIIIQGNNQTKDKVIRRELAVTPGDVYDSVRVEASKKRLENLGYFEKVEINPQDTNIPNRKNMVISVQEKRTGNVTFGLGYSTIESLLGFVELNQGNFDIANPPSFTGAGQKFRFRLQLGIFMESAMLSFTEPWFMDQPLMVGFDLFFNQLTYLQFYNGFNETQYGLDLRLAKRLNQWFTLSTRYDFNVYDLWGYLPEIENIPVFAQNRGSRTQSDITMDLIYDSRDSVFVTRHGTYLDFNILGAGGPLLGQTDIYRLQIDVSHFENFPLWDIIMWNHLTAGFVQQYGKSSFVPLFDSYFVGGPRSLRGFDYNLVGPNYLPLDFPVGGQTMAVWNLEFTFPVVDRVRFAVFNDMGFNAGSLIGPNEYVPTPIVAGQGINIDADYGFGLRLFLPIGPLRLDYGIPYLRQSWLNKTGRFYFDVGYSF
- a CDS encoding OmpH family outer membrane protein, yielding MKPFIFVFSIISALSIGSLHAQQVLKIAVVDLQKAFNDFYKTKEADSEMKSKVAAFEKERQEMANDLNKIGEEAKKMHDAAQDKTLSEAARAEKQKAFEAKAQDFQAMQRKFQEFQYIRTKELEDRSQRIRQSIIDDITKTILEISSREKFTLVFDKSGKSLSGTNVLLYSQDVKDITDEVIRTINATKPQTKAASTSP